The Acetivibrio cellulolyticus CD2 genome has a segment encoding these proteins:
- a CDS encoding Ig-like domain-containing protein, with the protein MKRKSNIGALLLAFLLMISSVPTKAETLQTVNTTTSAEPSAIPSAAPSTAEPSTSPSATPSTAEPSAIPSATPTATVPPTMGSGGTATNELRKVMFNGSDFATNSINLDVPSSEAMNEIKLVPLTGYVCPEMINVNGKVLRSVAEAVYGIEYDQVAGTISGIPSENLITIEAKALVDNSCAIAECTDTSAKVLVDIGPSNQTIEGITIKTGNNDYGALISFIGNVVNGKALFWLTDLSPNTNYIVQPKYNDNKLGKTFTFTTRSVQPEGIRSVWNGSIIDVKGINGLQTTYGNGGWGFNNALDGNVQSFITTYNLSQNVNEVTVVLRNNGSSAVSGQRFAFHADVQIGYNDRAPISNVLNQGFLMTDGVNKLYIINEGNGIKNGHNPLGGITAATTTKWWGYYSDRGYYLYANRDGFSDLTGTDSGAAFSWQNISLEPGETRVYTFKIAAGSYDSGDLTDVEAPTDPTGLKTESKDTESIKISWTPSTDNVAVAGYRVYRDGILIKTCTETSYEDTGLTPATSYTYTVEAFDEIGNTSNSSQSLVETTLIDNEAPSIISMVPTNAIRIGTLNQLFFGPNAYITVKAQDNMALTSIKLQYSTNGTTWNDIATQYTTVGPNIVETAYFNWSTAPLNANVSVRAVAYDKSGNASNGTPVGTYVVDNQGPDKVTGLEVTAHSTYVVLKWNDVADQDFSYFMVEKKKDDGTFENAGTTSTTLGMNMLNLMPDKSYVYRVVAYDRFGNRGTVSDEITAVTLSDTTAPWITGMGPSSSSFTDKISLWASARDNANVSSVKFQVSTNLISWTDIATITNSYYNTDFTAMYEYNVSGLAAGKIYIRPVAIDPAGLTSKTTESFTYAEYVIDHTAPAAPSGIYAEPEPGLITLKWQQNAETDLKSYKVYRAENADGPFTLLAQDVESLGYRDRSIDQTTTYYYQVSAVDIAGNEGSKSATISDKAAPDTQAPKVLGIWPDSGKTLSANPQISVVAYDNYKLANLKVEIKKASDTEGTWTTVLDKAISTYNENVTFTLDTSAFLETTYTLRATATDTVGNVSEIQSASYDFNLVPPTKPVVTARAGGWKVDLTWARATEPDLAGYRIFRSTTSGGNYQLIKEINSDSYTDTNVTPDITYYYVVDSIDTFRNSNRSAEVNCIPTTEDFIVPVAVAGSEQITTANLPVYFDGTLSNDNHCIEEYLWDFGDGSSSTQSQPSHTYTTEGGYTVKLTVKDSAGNANSATTTVTVKSAVSYGIVEVKVVDSATGSPLGAASVVVEYADGTRYNTTTNGAGFVNVTVPAGDCKVYAYKTDYKPNYIAAKSVIGTKSTVTVGLESGQLVVGELTVNRMTLDQIKDAGIDVTAPENNWVYKFEVHLAFQNRPLPVQTIMVNGNGGLVGGDGGFYIPGPTGGYYAYPKAIPVPNHPEIRPTIAYLVIPGEARFLKEFFEVQLALENTADPVFVIEQSKAVLTLPDGLALATTREGQSLEVDIGDFKGGEKKEVKWIIRGDKKGMYTLQADFTGILQPFGEEVSATFTNSEAFRVWGDDALKLHIYAQNKVDKGYPYDVRFELENVSDIPVYFPAIELLESNKENYFYAPNQELVKSVETLKAGEKLVKTYTLVPSITGNLVLNASYVLKTGGNATIESFIHPISVPENMLNVAPKLTETQNGNVVTLSWGAVAGATGYKIYSVRKDMNMAKDPGELIATLPAGTLTYNITETSGTKDYIVTTLSASGEKMRHAINWPDVGDPAPAVITVNPNTIEVNKNTELWITVNNNGFPVSGGTVDVGSYYTGVELDINGQAKVFVNPTQVTDFMVTAYDAEHNKLVNTVVKVVNAIKPAIAYLESPKANQSVTGIVNVKGWFIDQNGVSKVEVMVDGNIVGEAVYGDARADVLAAYPEYNNANAGFHYALDTSKLSEGIHTLSVYETSKTNVQTLLKTVSVNIELKPIGRIDFPKASRTCNGKVEVKGWFLDQSGVTNVEVFVDGVFSGTAVYGGSRPDVKTVYPNYNNSANSGFQYVLDITTLSTGTHSVKVCGTGNSGTITTIGTVSITVLPTIGRIDSPKANATVSGTVTLRGWILDPNGVSKVEVLIDNALVGTATYGDSRPDVELVYPLYKNANSGFHYTLDTSKLTPGIHTLSVYETSKTNDQTLLKTVSINVELKPIGRIDSPKASRTCNGKVEVKGWFLDQSGVTNVEVFVDGVFSGTAVYGGSRSDVKTVYPNYNNSANSGFQYVLDTTTLSKGTHSVKVCGTGNSGTITTIGTVSITVLPTIGRIDSPKANATVSGTVTLRGWILDPNGVSKVEVLVDNVLVGTATYGDSRPDVELVYPLYNNENSGFHYTLDTSKLSEGKHTITVREISNKADSAMLIKNVDITVSKLP; encoded by the coding sequence ATGAAACGTAAATCAAACATAGGAGCGTTGTTATTAGCATTTCTATTAATGATATCTTCTGTTCCTACAAAAGCAGAAACGTTACAAACAGTCAATACCACAACATCAGCTGAGCCATCAGCAATCCCAAGTGCAGCACCGAGCACAGCTGAGCCATCAACAAGCCCAAGTGCAACACCGAGCACAGCTGAGCCATCAGCAATCCCAAGTGCAACACCGACCGCAACTGTGCCGCCAACAATGGGCTCAGGTGGAACGGCAACAAATGAATTACGGAAAGTTATGTTTAATGGAAGTGATTTTGCTACAAATAGCATAAACCTTGATGTACCATCTTCTGAAGCTATGAATGAAATTAAACTTGTTCCATTGACAGGTTATGTGTGCCCTGAAATGATTAATGTCAATGGAAAGGTTTTAAGGAGCGTTGCAGAAGCGGTTTATGGCATAGAATATGACCAAGTGGCAGGTACCATTTCTGGGATTCCAAGTGAAAATCTCATAACAATTGAAGCAAAAGCTCTTGTTGATAATTCATGCGCAATTGCAGAATGTACTGATACATCAGCAAAGGTTTTAGTGGATATAGGTCCGAGCAACCAGACTATTGAAGGTATTACAATAAAAACTGGTAATAATGATTACGGAGCTTTAATTTCTTTTATAGGAAATGTTGTAAATGGTAAGGCGTTATTTTGGCTAACGGATTTAAGCCCAAATACTAATTATATTGTGCAGCCAAAGTATAATGACAACAAGTTGGGCAAAACATTTACATTTACTACAAGAAGTGTTCAGCCAGAAGGAATAAGATCCGTTTGGAATGGTAGCATAATTGATGTAAAAGGCATTAATGGTCTTCAGACAACCTATGGAAATGGTGGGTGGGGATTTAATAATGCTCTTGATGGAAATGTCCAGTCATTTATTACTACATATAATCTTAGCCAAAACGTGAATGAAGTAACAGTTGTATTGCGAAATAATGGAAGCAGTGCTGTTAGCGGTCAGCGTTTTGCTTTTCATGCAGATGTTCAAATCGGCTATAACGATCGCGCACCTATTAGCAATGTACTAAATCAAGGTTTTCTGATGACAGATGGAGTCAATAAACTCTATATAATTAATGAAGGAAATGGAATCAAAAACGGGCACAATCCTCTTGGTGGAATCACTGCTGCGACGACTACCAAATGGTGGGGATACTATTCGGATAGAGGGTATTATTTATATGCTAACCGAGATGGCTTTTCCGATCTAACAGGTACGGACAGTGGTGCTGCTTTTTCTTGGCAAAACATTAGTTTGGAGCCAGGAGAAACTAGAGTGTATACTTTTAAAATTGCGGCAGGCAGCTACGATAGTGGTGATTTGACAGATGTAGAAGCGCCAACTGATCCAACAGGGTTGAAAACTGAATCAAAGGATACTGAAAGTATAAAAATATCATGGACTCCATCTACAGACAATGTAGCTGTTGCAGGTTACAGGGTATATCGTGATGGAATACTCATCAAAACATGTACTGAAACTTCCTATGAAGATACAGGATTGACTCCGGCAACAAGTTACACATATACAGTAGAAGCATTTGACGAGATAGGAAATACTTCAAATTCAAGTCAGAGTTTAGTTGAAACAACACTCATTGATAATGAAGCTCCTTCCATAATCTCAATGGTACCGACAAATGCTATTAGGATTGGAACTTTAAATCAGTTGTTTTTCGGTCCCAATGCCTACATAACTGTAAAAGCACAGGATAATATGGCATTAACAAGTATTAAACTTCAATATTCAACAAATGGAACTACATGGAATGATATAGCTACACAATATACAACAGTTGGACCAAATATAGTAGAAACTGCATATTTTAACTGGAGTACAGCGCCTCTTAATGCTAACGTATCAGTTAGGGCTGTAGCATATGACAAGTCTGGAAATGCAAGTAATGGAACTCCAGTTGGTACCTATGTGGTTGATAATCAAGGTCCAGATAAGGTGACAGGGCTTGAGGTTACAGCACATTCGACATATGTTGTATTAAAATGGAATGATGTTGCGGATCAGGATTTCTCATACTTTATGGTAGAGAAGAAAAAAGATGATGGAACATTTGAGAATGCTGGTACTACAAGTACTACATTAGGTATGAATATGTTAAATCTTATGCCTGATAAATCATATGTTTACAGAGTTGTTGCTTATGACAGGTTTGGAAACAGAGGAACAGTTTCTGATGAGATTACAGCGGTGACACTTAGTGATACAACTGCTCCATGGATAACTGGCATGGGACCAAGTTCAAGCTCATTTACAGATAAAATATCATTATGGGCTAGTGCAAGAGATAATGCAAATGTTTCATCTGTCAAATTTCAGGTTTCAACAAACCTAATAAGCTGGACAGATATAGCAACAATTACAAACTCATACTATAACACTGATTTTACTGCGATGTATGAATATAATGTGTCAGGTCTTGCAGCTGGAAAGATTTATATAAGACCTGTAGCTATTGATCCAGCAGGACTTACAAGTAAAACAACAGAAAGCTTTACTTATGCAGAGTATGTTATTGATCACACAGCACCTGCAGCACCTTCTGGTATTTATGCAGAGCCAGAACCAGGGCTTATTACATTGAAATGGCAACAGAATGCGGAAACTGATCTCAAATCCTATAAAGTATACAGAGCAGAAAATGCTGATGGTCCATTTACATTATTAGCTCAGGATGTTGAATCTCTAGGCTATAGAGATAGAAGCATTGATCAGACTACGACATATTATTACCAAGTATCTGCAGTTGATATTGCGGGTAATGAAGGATCAAAGAGTGCAACAATTTCTGATAAGGCTGCACCTGATACACAAGCACCAAAGGTTTTGGGTATATGGCCGGATAGTGGTAAGACACTTTCAGCAAATCCACAAATATCAGTGGTAGCATATGATAACTATAAGCTTGCAAATCTTAAGGTGGAAATCAAGAAAGCCTCAGATACAGAAGGAACATGGACTACTGTATTAGACAAAGCGATTAGTACATATAACGAAAATGTAACATTCACTTTGGATACATCAGCTTTTCTTGAAACAACTTATACTTTAAGAGCTACAGCAACGGATACAGTAGGAAATGTAAGTGAAATACAGAGTGCATCCTATGACTTCAATCTTGTACCTCCGACTAAACCTGTTGTTACTGCTAGAGCAGGTGGATGGAAGGTTGATTTGACTTGGGCAAGAGCAACTGAGCCTGATCTTGCAGGCTATAGAATTTTCAGATCAACTACATCAGGTGGAAATTATCAGTTGATTAAGGAAATAAATTCAGACTCCTACACTGATACAAACGTTACACCAGACATTACATATTACTATGTTGTTGATTCAATAGACACATTTAGAAATTCAAATAGAAGCGCTGAAGTAAATTGTATTCCAACTACAGAAGATTTCATTGTGCCGGTAGCGGTTGCAGGAAGTGAACAGATAACGACAGCAAATCTTCCAGTATATTTTGATGGAACTTTGTCAAATGACAATCATTGCATTGAAGAATACCTTTGGGATTTTGGTGATGGATCATCTTCTACACAGTCACAGCCATCTCATACTTATACAACTGAGGGTGGTTACACAGTAAAATTGACAGTAAAAGACTCTGCAGGAAATGCTAATTCTGCCACCACAACTGTTACTGTAAAATCAGCAGTTTCGTATGGAATTGTTGAAGTTAAGGTTGTTGATAGTGCAACAGGCTCACCACTTGGTGCGGCAAGTGTAGTTGTTGAATATGCTGATGGCACAAGATATAATACAACAACTAATGGTGCAGGCTTTGTAAACGTGACTGTACCGGCAGGAGATTGCAAGGTTTATGCGTATAAGACAGACTATAAGCCAAACTATATTGCTGCAAAATCAGTTATTGGAACAAAATCTACTGTTACAGTAGGTCTTGAAAGCGGACAATTGGTAGTAGGAGAGCTTACAGTTAATAGAATGACACTTGACCAGATCAAGGACGCAGGTATAGATGTCACTGCACCAGAAAACAACTGGGTATACAAATTTGAAGTGCATCTGGCATTCCAGAACAGACCTTTACCTGTACAAACAATCATGGTTAATGGTAATGGTGGATTGGTAGGCGGCGATGGTGGATTCTATATCCCAGGACCGACAGGAGGCTATTATGCTTATCCAAAGGCAATACCTGTACCAAACCATCCAGAAATAAGACCAACTATTGCTTACCTTGTAATACCGGGTGAAGCAAGATTCCTTAAGGAATTCTTTGAAGTACAGCTTGCTCTCGAAAATACAGCAGATCCTGTATTTGTTATTGAGCAATCAAAAGCAGTGCTTACATTACCTGATGGATTAGCATTGGCAACCACAAGAGAAGGACAAAGCCTTGAAGTAGATATTGGTGATTTCAAGGGTGGAGAAAAGAAAGAAGTAAAATGGATCATCCGTGGTGACAAAAAAGGAATGTATACTTTGCAAGCTGATTTTACAGGTATACTCCAGCCATTCGGTGAAGAAGTAAGCGCAACATTTACGAATAGTGAAGCCTTCAGGGTATGGGGCGATGATGCATTGAAGCTTCATATTTATGCACAGAATAAGGTAGATAAAGGATATCCATATGACGTAAGATTTGAGCTTGAAAATGTATCTGACATACCTGTATATTTTCCTGCTATAGAGCTTTTGGAAAGTAATAAGGAAAACTACTTCTATGCACCAAATCAGGAGCTTGTAAAGAGCGTGGAAACACTTAAAGCAGGAGAAAAACTAGTAAAAACATATACATTGGTACCTTCAATTACAGGCAATCTTGTATTGAACGCATCATATGTATTAAAAACTGGTGGTAATGCAACAATCGAGTCATTCATACATCCAATTAGTGTACCAGAAAACATGCTTAATGTTGCACCAAAGCTTACAGAGACTCAGAACGGAAATGTTGTAACTCTTTCATGGGGAGCAGTTGCAGGAGCTACAGGTTACAAGATCTACAGTGTAAGAAAAGATATGAATATGGCAAAAGATCCTGGCGAGCTTATTGCAACTTTACCGGCAGGAACACTTACCTACAATATAACTGAGACATCAGGTACAAAGGATTATATTGTTACTACACTTTCTGCAAGCGGGGAGAAAATGAGGCATGCAATAAATTGGCCGGATGTAGGCGACCCAGCACCAGCGGTTATAACAGTAAATCCAAATACAATTGAGGTAAATAAAAACACCGAGCTCTGGATTACAGTTAATAATAACGGGTTTCCTGTAAGTGGTGGAACTGTGGATGTAGGCTCATACTATACCGGAGTTGAGCTCGACATCAATGGTCAGGCAAAGGTATTTGTAAATCCTACACAGGTAACTGACTTTATGGTGACTGCATATGATGCAGAACATAATAAGCTTGTTAATACTGTTGTTAAGGTTGTAAACGCAATAAAACCTGCTATTGCATACCTTGAAAGCCCTAAGGCAAATCAATCTGTTACAGGAATTGTAAACGTGAAAGGTTGGTTTATAGACCAAAACGGAGTTTCAAAGGTTGAGGTAATGGTGGATGGAAATATTGTAGGTGAGGCAGTATATGGAGATGCTAGAGCAGATGTATTGGCAGCATATCCGGAGTATAACAATGCAAATGCAGGGTTCCACTATGCACTTGATACATCAAAGCTTTCAGAAGGAATACATACATTAAGTGTCTATGAAACATCAAAAACAAATGTTCAGACATTATTGAAAACTGTAAGTGTAAATATTGAGTTAAAGCCTATTGGTAGAATAGACTTCCCTAAAGCTTCACGAACCTGCAACGGTAAAGTTGAAGTAAAAGGATGGTTTTTAGATCAATCTGGGGTAACTAATGTAGAGGTTTTTGTAGATGGTGTATTCTCAGGAACAGCTGTCTATGGTGGTTCAAGACCTGATGTTAAAACGGTATATCCAAATTACAACAATAGTGCTAACTCAGGCTTCCAGTATGTTCTTGATATTACAACGCTTTCAACAGGAACACATTCTGTAAAAGTTTGCGGTACAGGTAATAGTGGAACAATAACAACAATAGGAACGGTTTCCATAACAGTACTCCCAACAATAGGTCGAATTGATTCACCAAAAGCCAATGCAACTGTTAGTGGTACAGTGACTCTTAGAGGGTGGATACTTGATCCTAACGGAGTTTCTAAAGTAGAAGTGCTTATAGATAATGCTTTGGTGGGAACAGCTACTTATGGCGATTCAAGACCAGATGTAGAATTAGTGTATCCGTTATACAAGAATGCAAATTCAGGTTTTCACTATACACTTGATACATCAAAGCTTACTCCAGGAATACATACATTAAGTGTCTATGAAACATCAAAAACAAATGATCAGACGTTATTGAAAACTGTAAGTATAAATGTTGAGTTAAAGCCTATTGGTAGAATAGATTCTCCTAAAGCTTCACGAACCTGCAACGGTAAAGTTGAAGTAAAAGGATGGTTTTTGGATCAATCTGGGGTAACTAACGTAGAGGTTTTTGTAGATGGTGTATTCTCAGGAACAGCTGTCTACGGTGGTTCAAGATCTGATGTTAAAACAGTATATCCAAATTACAACAATAGTGCTAACTCAGGCTTCCAGTATGTTCTTGATACTACAACACTTTCAAAAGGAACACATTCTGTAAAGGTTTGTGGTACAGGTAATAGTGGAACAATAACAACAATAGGTACAGTTTCCATAACAGTACTTCCAACAATAGGTCGAATTGATTCACCAAAAGCCAATGCAACTGTTAGTGGTACAGTGACTCTTAGAGGGTGGATACTTGATCCTAACGGAGTTTCTAAAGTAGAAGTGCTTGTGGATAATGTTTTAGTAGGAACTGCTACTTATGGTGACTCAAGACCGGATGTAGAATTAGTGTATCCATTATACAACAATGAAAATTCAGGGTTCCATTATACACTTGATACATCAAAGCTTTCTGAAGGTAAACACACTATTACAGTCCGTGAAATAAGCAATAAAGCAGACAGTGCAATGCTGATTAAGAACGTAGACATCACAGTATCAAAACTACCGTAA